Sequence from the Hamadaea flava genome:
ACGGCCGGGTCGTGCGAACGAGTTCAGTCAGGCGGCTTCGGCGACCGTTCGCCGCTGGCCGACGCTGTGGGCGATGCCGAGCACTGCCGCGACGGCCACCCCGAACGTGATCGTCAGCAGCGCTGAGATCAGCAACGTCTGGCGGCCGCCGACCGCGGTGACCAGCGGGCCGCCGAGCATGACGCCGAGCGCGGTGGAGGGGATGGTCAGCGCGCTGCGGGCGGCGAGTACGCGGCTCAGCGTGGCCGGCGGGCTCAGCCGCTGGAACAGCGCGGTGCAGATCGCGGTGAACGGGCCGTAGATCAGGCCGCCGATCGCCATGCCGACCAAGCCCGGCGCGACGCGGTCCGTGAGCCCGAGCGGCAGCAGGGCTGCGCCCCAGCCGAGGATGATGCTGATCACGATGAGCCACAACGGTTGGTGGCGCAGGAATCCGGCGGCCAGCCCGCCGACGGTGCAGCCGACGCCGAACACCGTCCAGTACAGGCCGAGCAGACTCGCCGAGGCGTGCGCCTCGGTCGCGACGTGGATCGGCAGCGCCACCTCGACCGGCCCGTAGAGGAAGAAGAACACGCAGGTCACGGCGAGCAGGCCGAGCAGCTTCGGCTGGCTGCGCAGCGTACGCCAGCCGCCGGCCGAGTCGGCGGAATCGTCGGGTGCGGCGGTGTCCGTGGAGGCGTACCCGGGCGCGGTGGCCCAGCAGATCGCGGCCAGCACCGCGAAGCTGACCGCGTCGGCGGCGATCACCCAACCGGGGCTGACCGCGGCCAGCAACAGTCCGCCGAGCGCCGGGCCGACGAGGATCGCGGCCTGGGTGAAGGTCGACACGAGGGCGTTGCCGGTGACCCGGTCCTCC
This genomic interval carries:
- a CDS encoding MFS transporter; protein product: MAGSYGRVLRQPALRRILPGMLVSALGDGMSMVAVAWLAVQIAPAGQAGIWTGLAVAAYALPATLGAALLARFVRRFSGVRLVAVDASLRALILGTIAALAVAGVLGPTLYVGLLAVSSLLHAWGNAGAYTMVAEVLPEEDRVTGNALVSTFTQAAILVGPALGGLLLAAVSPGWVIAADAVSFAVLAAICWATAPGYASTDTAAPDDSADSAGGWRTLRSQPKLLGLLAVTCVFFFLYGPVEVALPIHVATEAHASASLLGLYWTVFGVGCTVGGLAAGFLRHQPLWLIVISIILGWGAALLPLGLTDRVAPGLVGMAIGGLIYGPFTAICTALFQRLSPPATLSRVLAARSALTIPSTALGVMLGGPLVTAVGGRQTLLISALLTITFGVAVAAVLGIAHSVGQRRTVAEAA